The genomic stretch TTTTTAGTATCTTTCCACAATACGTATATAACGAACCATCCAAAACCAAAGGAATGCAAGTATTGGCCCATATTGCCTTTGCTTTAGTTTTTATTTTAGCCATTCTTAATGGAATTTCTACTTATTTAGAATGCGGAATAAACGCTTGTCCAGAAAATCCGGTCAAATATGAGATTCAATTAGTTGCATCTCACTCTAATCATACTTAATTTTCTGTCCTTAACAATGCTAAAAAAGCGATAAAAAATTAGAGGGTGTTTACAATTGCACTGCTGGCCAAAAAGCGCTGTTTTTTTGTGTTTCGTTACTCACATACTACGTGTATGCTCCGTTACGATACTCAAAAAACAGCGCTTTTTATCTCAGCCTAGCACAATTGTAAACACCCTCTAGCTTGTTTACTCTTGAGGTATTATGAATCTGAAAGATCTTAAATATTTATTAGCTTTAGCTGAATATCGCCATTTTGGAAAGGCCGCCAAAGCGTGTTCGGTGAGTCAACCGACCTTAAGTATACAATTAAAAAAATTAGAGCAAGCTTTAGGTGTGCAATTGTTCGAGCGCGGACAAAAAAGAGTTTTAATTACTGCATCAGGTTTGAGTATTGTTGAGCAAGCAAAGCATGTATTGAGCGCGATGAACGAACTCGAGAGATTGGCCAAATTAGCTAGAGATCCATTCTCTGCTGAATTACGTTTAGGACTGATTCCTAGTTTGGGACCTTATCTACTCCCGCATATTTTACCTGCCATCAAGCAGCAATTACCAAAACTAGTGTTATATTTATATGAAGATAAAACGGAGACCCTTTTAACGCAATTGAATCAAGGGAACTTAGATGCCGTTATAGTAGCATTACCGGTTCAGCATAAAGGGATGAGTGTACAAACTTTATTTAAAGAACCTTTTTTTCTGGTTATGCCTATCTCGCATTCATTACATACTACTAAAGAATTGCATTTAAAAGATTTAAATCACGATAATCTCCTGCTATTAGAAGAAGGGCATTGCCTGAGAGAACAGGCATTAGAGGTTTGTAGTAAAAAAAGTAATCTTAAAGAAAAGACGAATTATCGTGCGACGAGTTTAGAAACTTTGCGAAATATGGTGGCGAGTGGCGCGGGAATTACTTTGCTTCCTTTATTAGCTTTAGAAGATCATCCTTTGATAGTCAATAAACCTTTTGCTACTCCTATACCAGAACGAAAAATTGGGATTTTATGGCGTAAAGATAGTGCTTTGGAGCCTTGTTGCAAAAAATTAGCGACACTCATTGAAAATACGCTTCCTGGTGTTATAGCTGATTTAGAAAAACAACTTAAATCAGCTAATATTCTTCGCACTTGAAAATGTTCAAATAATTGGCTCGTCATTGCGAGCGCGAAGCGCGCGGCAATCTAGTTCTACGAAATACGAAACTGTGGATGGCCACGCTCATTACATTCGCTCGCCATGACGGTGACTTTTTTCTCTTGAAGTGCAATGGGTGTAAATCTAGGTTTATATTTGAATAAAAGATTATTTCTTCATTGAATCAAAAAATTCATCATTGGTTTTGGTGTTTTTTAAGCGTTCAATCAAGAATTCCATGGCAGTTACTTCATCCATGGACTGTAAAATTTTCCGTAATATCCACATTTTTTGCAATACATCAGGTTTAGCCAGTAATTCTTCACGTCGGGTACCGGATCGATTTAAATGGATAGCAGGATAAATACGTTTTTCAGCTATTCTTCGATCAAGATGAATTTCCATATTTCCGGTTCCTTTAAACTCTTCATAGATAACATCATCCATTTTTGAACCGGTATCAACTAGTGCGGTTGCGATGATGGTTAAACTACCACCTTCTTCAATATTACGTGCAGCTCCAAAAAAACGTTTCGGTCGTTGTAGTGCATTCGCATCTACACCACCGGTTAATACCTTTCCAGAGGAAGGAATAACGGTATTATAAGCGCGTGCTAAACGGGTGATAGAATCTAATAAAATAACGACATCTTTTTTGTGTTCGACCAATCGCTTCGCTTTTTCGATAACAATTTCTGCCACTTGTACATGCCGTGTTGCAGGCTCATCAAAGGTACTTGCGATGACTTCACCACGAACAGAACGCCGCATATCGGTTACTTCTTCAGGACGCTCGTCAATTAATAAAACGATCAAATAACACTCTGGACAATTGTGCGAAATTGATTGCGCAATATTTTGCATCATCATTGTTTTACCGGCTTTCGGAGGAGATACAATTAAACCTCGTTGTCCTTTTCCGGTTGGGGCAACTAGATCAATAATTCTAGCGGTGATATCTTCTGTACTCCCGTTTCCACGCTCCAGCGTGACTCGTTCGTCGGGAAATAAAGGGGTTAAGTTTTCAAATAGAACTCGATTTTTAGCATTTTCAGGAGCATCAAAATTAATTTCGCTTACTTTGAGTAAAGCAAAATAGCGTTCAGATTCTTTGGGTGGGCGAATTTTTCCTGAAACAGTGTCACCAGTATGGAGATTAAAGCGCCGAATTTGACTAGGGGAGACATAAATGTCATCAGGTCCGGCAAGATAAGATCCTTCTGCAGAACGTAGAAAGCCAAAGCCATCAGGTAATATTTCTAATACACCGTCTCCAGAAATATCTTCTCCTCTTTTTGCTAATGCTTTGAGGATAGAAAAGATCATATCTTTTTTGTGCAGACGCCCTAGGCCGTCTATTTTTAATTCGTCAGCAATGGCAACCAATTCGGCTGGGGAGTTTTTCTTGAGTTCTGTTAAATTCATAGTATTGTTTCTTTCATAAAAGGAAGTGTAAAAAATTGAGTGAATATTAAATATTTAATTGGAATATTAGTATAAAGAATGAGTATCAAGAATTTAGAGAGTGTTAAGTAAATTCATTTTATAATGTTATGTCCGAGTAGAGATACAAATAGTGCTCCTACGCATAGGTTAAAGTAAATGATGCGAAAAAAGTCACCTGAAATCCCAAAAGCAGCATTAGTGCTAGTAGTATTTATCTTAAAGCTTACCTACTTAGAAAAATAATTGCATTGGATAGAATGCATTGGTCTTTAAGCAAGATGTTTATCTAAAAATGCTTCTAACTGTGATTTCGATAAGGCGCCGACTTTGGTTTCTAGTGCCTTTCCATCTTTAAAGAGGATTAATGTAGGAATTCCACGTACGCCATATTTTGCCGGGGTAGAGGCGTTCTCGTCAACATTTAATTTACCAATTTTTATTTTTCCAAGATACTTTGGGGCAAGTTCCTCTAAAATAGGGGCTATCATTTTGCAGGGGCCACACCATTCTGCCCAAAAATCAACGAGTACAGGTGGCGAACCAGCTTGTAATACTTCTTTTTCAAAGGAAGCATCGTTAAGAGTAATAATGGATGAGTTATTCATGGTGAACCTATTTGACCTCAAAAAAAAGTATTTGACAAGTTATACTCTCAGCAATTGGATTTTTGGCAAGACGTCGCGAAAAAAAGCAACCTTAGTTCATACAAGATGCTGAGAATTGCGAGTTGAGCAGCAATAGACAAAAGTTCAAGTTCCAAAAGTATATTATTCATGCTCAGGAGCTACAACGTAAATACCCGGAGCATTCCGTAAGTATCCGTTATAGTCCATCCCATACCCAAAAACAAAACCATGATCCATGGTAATAGCCGTAAAATCTGCGGAGGTTGTGCCTCCCGGTAAACGTTCAGCTTTTTGCTTATCGAGTAAGACCGCGGTATATACCGCGTGTGCCCCCTGCTCATGACAATAATCAACGATGGCTGCTAATGTCAAGCCACCATCTAGAATGTCTTCTATAATCAATATATTACGACCTTTGAGAGACACGCGCGGTTTAGCAATCCAGAGTATTTCCGCTTGCCCAACGGTTTCATGTGAATAGCGAGTAGCATGAACATAGTCGAGTTCTAAAGGAAAATCCAGGCGTGGGAGTAAATTCCCCGCAGGGATAAGACCCCCAATCATAACACATAAGACTACTGGGTTACTTTCACTTAATTTATCGCTAATCGCCTTAGCCATGTTATCCAAACCTTTTTCGATTTCTTCTTTAGTAAAAAGACGAGTCGCTTTTCTTTCGACTTCTTGTATGTGACTTGGAATTAACATGAATGCATCCTAATGTTCGAATAGAGGTTTTAATAGATTGACCGCACTACGCCAAGCGTTGGTTTGCTGTAGGGCGGGGAGCGTTAGTGTGCGACGAGGAAATAATTTTTGCAAGTACTGGGAATTACTAAGTTTAATTAATTCTGGAGAGCGCTCTAAATTTTCCAGCGCTAAAATAGCATCTTTTCGGCAATTACAAACTAATAATCCATCGCACCCTGCTTGCAAAGCAAGTCGTATACGTTCTGAGATAGTTCCCATATGTTGTACGGCTTTCATTGATAAATCATCTGTGAAGATTGCACCCGTAAAGTTCAATTGCTTACGTAAAATAGATTGCAACCAACAGGGTGAAAAACCGCAGGGTAACGGATCAACCTGGCTGTAGACTATATGTGAAGCCATTATGCCATCTAAATAGGGACTTAATTGAGCAAAAGGAATCAAGTCCTGAGCTTCAATAGTTTGATAATCTCTGTCATCTACGGTGAAGTGTGTGTGGGTATCAGCA from Rickettsiella endosymbiont of Miltochrista miniata encodes the following:
- the rho gene encoding transcription termination factor Rho encodes the protein MNLTELKKNSPAELVAIADELKIDGLGRLHKKDMIFSILKALAKRGEDISGDGVLEILPDGFGFLRSAEGSYLAGPDDIYVSPSQIRRFNLHTGDTVSGKIRPPKESERYFALLKVSEINFDAPENAKNRVLFENLTPLFPDERVTLERGNGSTEDITARIIDLVAPTGKGQRGLIVSPPKAGKTMMMQNIAQSISHNCPECYLIVLLIDERPEEVTDMRRSVRGEVIASTFDEPATRHVQVAEIVIEKAKRLVEHKKDVVILLDSITRLARAYNTVIPSSGKVLTGGVDANALQRPKRFFGAARNIEEGGSLTIIATALVDTGSKMDDVIYEEFKGTGNMEIHLDRRIAEKRIYPAIHLNRSGTRREELLAKPDVLQKMWILRKILQSMDEVTAMEFLIERLKNTKTNDEFFDSMKK
- a CDS encoding LysR substrate-binding domain-containing protein — encoded protein: MNLKDLKYLLALAEYRHFGKAAKACSVSQPTLSIQLKKLEQALGVQLFERGQKRVLITASGLSIVEQAKHVLSAMNELERLAKLARDPFSAELRLGLIPSLGPYLLPHILPAIKQQLPKLVLYLYEDKTETLLTQLNQGNLDAVIVALPVQHKGMSVQTLFKEPFFLVMPISHSLHTTKELHLKDLNHDNLLLLEEGHCLREQALEVCSKKSNLKEKTNYRATSLETLRNMVASGAGITLLPLLALEDHPLIVNKPFATPIPERKIGILWRKDSALEPCCKKLATLIENTLPGVIADLEKQLKSANILRT
- the trxA gene encoding thioredoxin TrxA, which codes for MNNSSIITLNDASFEKEVLQAGSPPVLVDFWAEWCGPCKMIAPILEELAPKYLGKIKIGKLNVDENASTPAKYGVRGIPTLILFKDGKALETKVGALSKSQLEAFLDKHLA
- a CDS encoding hypoxanthine-guanine phosphoribosyltransferase, which encodes MLIPSHIQEVERKATRLFTKEEIEKGLDNMAKAISDKLSESNPVVLCVMIGGLIPAGNLLPRLDFPLELDYVHATRYSHETVGQAEILWIAKPRVSLKGRNILIIEDILDGGLTLAAIVDYCHEQGAHAVYTAVLLDKQKAERLPGGTTSADFTAITMDHGFVFGYGMDYNGYLRNAPGIYVVAPEHE